A stretch of Candidatus Bathyarchaeota archaeon DNA encodes these proteins:
- a CDS encoding DNA-directed RNA polymerase subunit D, translating into MTGLVSQGAGGVAGLSRSYGSMVLKVKVLNVDEDSVSFLVGGVDVAFTNALRRTMIMDVPCMVIDDIFFFDNSSVVPDENLSQRIGYLPLKTDLDRYILPVDCDCGSELGCEKCRVVLTLDVEAETETITVYSGDFISEDPSVVPVSPGIPLTKITPGQAVRLEAYARLGTGKEHSKWQPVSMAVYQHVAEIEIDEDRCTNCAECIRACPRDVFILDDGKLKVVDVNACTICGECEKSCPVEPIAVRARPIDDLFLFTVESTGCMEPAKLVTEAVRILSDKLDKFANKVELGETADTLNIFQVDQVEQDRLYKGGVEDIDDDNEDSTSGLDGAASEDADGDKEEEIVSKVDLDEERNGVSNVEQ; encoded by the coding sequence ATGACGGGACTCGTAAGCCAGGGGGCAGGCGGGGTCGCAGGCCTTAGCAGGTCTTATGGAAGTATGGTGTTGAAGGTCAAAGTTCTCAACGTTGACGAGGACAGCGTAAGCTTTCTCGTAGGGGGTGTGGATGTGGCATTTACTAACGCCCTAAGGAGGACCATGATCATGGATGTGCCTTGCATGGTAATCGATGACATTTTCTTCTTTGATAACTCGTCGGTGGTTCCAGATGAGAATCTATCTCAGAGGATCGGGTACCTGCCTCTAAAGACGGATCTAGATAGGTACATTCTCCCGGTGGATTGTGACTGCGGAAGCGAGTTGGGATGCGAAAAATGTCGTGTGGTGCTCACTTTGGATGTGGAAGCGGAGACCGAGACCATCACCGTATACTCGGGAGATTTTATCTCAGAGGATCCTTCAGTGGTTCCCGTGTCTCCTGGAATCCCCTTAACCAAGATCACCCCCGGTCAGGCGGTGAGGCTGGAGGCCTATGCAAGGCTTGGGACAGGTAAGGAGCACTCAAAGTGGCAGCCAGTCTCCATGGCGGTATATCAACACGTTGCTGAGATTGAGATAGACGAGGACCGGTGCACTAACTGCGCAGAATGCATAAGGGCCTGCCCTCGGGACGTGTTCATCCTCGATGATGGTAAGCTAAAGGTAGTGGATGTAAATGCGTGCACCATCTGCGGAGAGTGTGAGAAGTCGTGCCCCGTGGAGCCCATAGCAGTGAGGGCGAGACCTATAGATGACCTGTTCCTATTCACCGTCGAGTCGACGGGTTGTATGGAGCCAGCGAAGCTTGTAACCGAAGCGGTACGGATCCTGTCGGATAAGCTGGACAAGTTCGCGAATAAAGTAGAGCTGGGGGAGACGGCGGATACTCTCAACATCTTCCAAGTGGATCAAGTAGAGCAGGACAGGCTCTACAAAGGGGGCGTCGAGGATATCGATGATGATAATGAGGATTCTACCTCTGGCCTTGATGGCGCAGCTTCTGAGGATGCAGACGGAGACAAGGAGGAGGAAATCGTCTCAAAGGTCGACTTGGACGAAGAGAGAAATGGTGTTTCTAATGTTGAACAATGA
- a CDS encoding 50S ribosomal protein L18e has translation MLNNELKMAIRVLKAASRGGGKPIWGALADELDKPKRRRVAVNLSRIGRHSGEGDVVAVPGKVLASGLLGAGVTVAAYSFSESAKTKIIAAGSRAVSLTDLLDEGVAPSRIKILK, from the coding sequence ATGTTGAACAATGAACTGAAGATGGCTATCAGGGTCCTCAAGGCAGCCTCCCGTGGGGGAGGTAAGCCGATCTGGGGTGCCCTTGCTGATGAACTAGATAAGCCAAAGCGGCGGAGGGTCGCGGTGAATCTGAGCAGGATCGGCAGGCATAGCGGGGAGGGGGATGTGGTCGCTGTGCCGGGTAAAGTTCTGGCATCAGGGTTGCTGGGTGCTGGAGTGACAGTTGCGGCGTACTCGTTCAGCGAGAGTGCTAAAACTAAGATAATTGCAGCTGGTTCCCGGGCTGTGTCTCTTACGGATCTGCTAGATGAGGGCGTGGCGCCTTCCCGGATCAAGATACTGAAATAG
- a CDS encoding LLM class flavin-dependent oxidoreductase, translating to MEFGYYIRPAETYEGMVEMARHAEELGLFGVFLNDHVHSIGEGGREPYLEAWTAMTGIGVQTKRIRLGHIVLFNSLRNPAFLAKSVATLDRMSRGRYELLVGAGWNEAEYLGYDLMEGGRGMPSPGKRVDRFKEALHILRGMLENPVYSYEGKYWVLKDAINLPPPVQHPIRISVGASKPRMINIAARYGDGLNRGGGLASLERTQKLLVPALERNGKRIEDYFFSGFASQLIINESDEEYNVSAKRLAKRSNRSLEEVKRDGFFGTPETLVEKFRKAKDLGVKMIVVFVRPVATLDEMKESLSRFNDDVINEL from the coding sequence ATGGAGTTCGGATATTACATCAGGCCCGCTGAGACCTACGAGGGTATGGTAGAGATGGCTAGGCACGCTGAGGAGCTAGGGCTATTCGGAGTCTTCCTGAACGATCACGTTCACTCAATTGGTGAGGGGGGCAGAGAGCCTTACCTCGAGGCTTGGACGGCCATGACTGGGATAGGCGTACAGACGAAGCGGATCAGGCTGGGTCACATCGTTCTCTTCAACTCTCTAAGGAACCCCGCGTTCTTGGCCAAGTCTGTGGCCACCTTGGATCGGATGTCCAGGGGCCGATATGAGCTCCTTGTTGGTGCAGGCTGGAACGAGGCCGAGTACTTGGGCTACGACCTGATGGAGGGGGGACGGGGGATGCCATCCCCTGGAAAGAGGGTGGATAGGTTCAAGGAGGCACTTCACATCCTCAGGGGAATGCTCGAAAATCCGGTTTACTCCTACGAAGGAAAGTATTGGGTCCTCAAGGACGCTATTAACCTCCCCCCACCTGTTCAGCATCCCATAAGGATTTCCGTAGGGGCCAGCAAGCCTAGGATGATCAATATAGCGGCAAGATACGGTGACGGACTAAACCGCGGAGGGGGACTAGCCTCCCTGGAGAGGACCCAGAAACTCTTGGTACCCGCCCTTGAGAGGAACGGGAAGCGTATTGAGGACTATTTCTTCTCAGGTTTCGCGTCTCAGCTCATAATCAATGAGAGCGACGAGGAATATAATGTATCGGCGAAGAGGCTAGCGAAGAGGTCGAACAGATCATTGGAGGAAGTGAAGCGGGACGGCTTCTTCGGGACGCCAGAGACTTTAGTGGAAAAGTTTAGGAAGGCGAAAGACCTCGGCGTAAAGATGATCGTGGTTTTTGTCAGACCGGTCGCGACCCTCGATGAGATGAAAGAAAGCCTTTCCAGATTCAATGATGATGTCATCAATGA